A stretch of Perognathus longimembris pacificus isolate PPM17 chromosome 1, ASM2315922v1, whole genome shotgun sequence DNA encodes these proteins:
- the Mdm1 gene encoding nuclear protein MDM1 isoform X1 gives MPVRFKGLSEYQRNFLWKKSYLAESYNPSVGRRYPWAGLRSDQIGITKEPSFISKRRVPYHDPQISKSLEWNGAVSENHAVVPPEPEAPGVPNSQEVEQKEVVNQERVLSLEASRVPKRTRSHSADSRAGGASDVVEKNEDIITDHIAVNKTGELDNSTKLPPENVENGVDRLLRKKAGLTIAPSHNALRNSEYQRQFVWKTSKVTTPVFAANQVFYNKSKFVPQLKDNTVVHETEYKRNFKGLSPVKESKLNDLKENGNLETESPEKKSNKMDDPVTLESEMASKVSNKPEKTVTPWRHQRLGKVNSEYRAKFLSPAQYLYKAGTWTRVKENMPSQGSLNAMWYAEVKELREKAEFYRKRVQGTHFSRDHLNQILSDNNRCWDVSSTTSSEGTVSSNIRALDLARDPTSHKTLQKNSEERNRKKPEEKRAILEEQLQQNATEKLDLSNAPTMPVGGRLAWNAESTNEDGQKQLSRQPEEEPGKDKQMCMGELEKLDVPEKSEAHKIKEGSDISSVSSSGKGGRLPTPKLRELGGIQRTHHDLTTPAVGGAVLVSPSKGKPPFPEQRKRMFCQDGLETSKNVFTKKGSHAKSRLTSPTAGIKTVDPLPLREDLESTNPKFTEATLPVSNIPEYSANTPGQSPSPPQAASYWHPSRRIQGSLRHPEFQHNVGKAGVNNFQLPPHEDFHNEDEDRLSEISARSVATSLRAFQTLARAQKRKESFWGKT, from the exons GGGCTGAGTGAATACCAGAGAAACTTTCTGTGGAAAAAGTCATATTTAGCAGAGTCTTACAATCCTTCTGTGGGGCGAAGGTACCCATGGGCTGGACTTAGATCAGATCAAATAG GGATCACAAAAGAGCCAAGTTTTATTTCAAAAAGAAGAGTCCCCTACCATGACCCACAGATTTCAAAGTCTCTTGAGTGGAATGGAGCAGTCTCAGAGAACCATGCAGTTGTACCACCAGAACCTGAAGCCCCAGGCGTACCAAATTCACAAGAGGTAGAACAAAAGGAAGTTGTGAACCAGGAAAGAGTTCTCTCATTAGAGGCTTCCAGGGTTCCCAAGAGAACCAGATCGCATTCAGCAGACTCCAGAGCTGGGGGGGCTTCAGATGTGGTAGAAAAGAATGAAGATATAATAACAGACCATATCGCAGTGAATAAAACCGGGGAACTGGACAATTCTACCAAGCTTCCTCcagaaaatgtagaaaatggg GTAGATAGACTTCTACGTAAGAAAGCTGGGTTGACTATTGCTCCTTCTCATAATGCCTTGAGAAATTCTGAGTATCAAAGGCAATTTGTTTGGAAAACCTCTAAAGTGACGACTCCAGTCTTTGCAGCCAATCAG gtttTCTACAATAAAAGCAAATTTGTTCCACAACTCAAAGATAACACAGTTGTCCACGAAACTGaatacaaaagaaatttcaagGGTTTGTCTCCAGTGAAAGaatcaaaattaaatgatttGAAAGAAAACGGAAATCTTGAAACAGAATCCCCTGAAAAGAAG agtAATAAAATGGATGATCCTGTAACGTTAGAATCAGAGATGGCATCAAAAGTCTCCAACAAGCCTGAGAAGACTGTCACTCCCTGGAGGCATCAAAGGCTTGG GAAGGTGAATTCTGAATACAGAGCAAAATTTCTCAGCCCAGCTCAGTATTTATATAAAGCTGGTACTTGGACACGTGTGAAGGAAAACATGCCAAGTCAG GGTTCTCTAAATGCCATGTGGTATGCAGAG GTTAAAGAACTCCGAGAAAAGGCTGAGTTTTATAGGAAACGGGTTCAGGGAACACATTTTTCTCGGGATCATCTGAATCAGATTCTGTCTGATAATAACCGCTGTTGGGATGTCTCCTCAACTACAAGTTCAGAAGGAACTGTTAGTAGCAACATCAGAGCATTAGATCTTGccag AGATCCTACAAGCCATAAGACGttacagaaaaattcagaagaaagaaacagaaaaaaaccagaagaaaaaagagcTATCTTGGAAGAACAGCTCCAGCAAAATGCCACAGAGAAATTGGACTTGTCTAATGCTCCCACCATGCCTGTTGGTGGGCGGCTGGCTTGGAATGCAGAGAGCACCAATGAAGATGGACAGAAACAGCTTAGCAGACAACCAGAGGAGGAGCCGGGAAAGGACAAGCAGATGTGTATGGGAGAGCTAGAGAAGTTGGATGTACCTGAGAAATCTGAGGCCCATAAGATAAAAGAGGG GTCAGATATTTCTTCTGTATCATCATCAGGAAAAGGAGGCAGGCTTCCTACTCCAAAGCTGAGAGAGCTTGGGGGGATCCAGAGGACTCATCATGATCTCACTACTCCAGCTGTTG gCGGGGCTGTTTTAGTGTCTCCTTCTAAAGGGAAACCTCCATTCCCAGAGCAGAGGAAAAGAATGTTCTGTCAAGATGGCTTAGAAACATCAAAAAATGTTTTTACTAAG aAAGGAAGTCATGCTAAATCTCGACTGACTTCTCCCACTGCTGGTATCAAAACAGTTGACCCCCTGCCTTTGCGTGAAGATTTGGAATCCACTAACCCCAAATTTACGGAGGCAACTCTTCCAGTTTCAAACATTCCAGAATATTCAGCAAACACCCCTGGACAGTCACCTTCTCCACCACAGGCTGCATCCTATTGGCATCCTTCTCGTCGCATTCAGGGATCTCTGAGACATCCAGAATTTCAGCATAATG taggaAAAGCCGGGGTGAACAATTTCCAGTTACCTCCACATGAAGACTTTCACAATGAAG ATGAAGACAGATTGTCTGAGATTTCTGCTCGCTCTGTGGCTACTAGTCTCCGGGCTTTTCAAACTCTGGCACGAGCACAAAAGCGGAAGGAGAGTTTCTGGGGCAAAACATAA
- the Mdm1 gene encoding nuclear protein MDM1 isoform X2: MPVRFKGLSEYQRNFLWKKSYLAESYNPSVGRRYPWAGLRSDQIGITKEPSFISKRRVPYHDPQISKSLEWNGAVSENHAVVPPEPEAPGVPNSQEVEQKEVVNQERVLSLEASRVPKRTRSHSADSRAGGASDVVEKNEDIITDHIAVNKTGELDNSTKLPPENVENGVDRLLRKKAGLTIAPSHNALRNSEYQRQFVWKTSKVTTPVFAANQVFYNKSKFVPQLKDNTVVHETEYKRNFKGLSPVKESKLNDLKENGNLETESPEKKSNKMDDPVTLESEMASKVSNKPEKTVTPWRHQRLGKVNSEYRAKFLSPAQYLYKAGTWTRVKENMPSQGSLNAMWYAEVKELREKAEFYRKRVQGTHFSRDHLNQILSDNNRCWDVSSTTSSEGTVSSNIRALDLARDPTSHKTLQKNSEERNRKKPEEKRAILEEQLQQNATEKLDLSNAPTMPVGGRLAWNAESTNEDGQKQLSRQPEEEPGKDKQMCMGELEKLDVPEKSEAHKIKEGSDISSVSSSGKGGRLPTPKLRELGGIQRTHHDLTTPAVGGAVLVSPSKGKPPFPEQRKRMFCQDGLETSKNVFTKKGSHAKSRLTSPTAGIKTVDPLPLREDLESTNPKFTEATLPVSNIPEYSANTPGQSPSPPQAASYWHPSRRIQGSLRHPEFQHNGKAGVNNFQLPPHEDFHNEDEDRLSEISARSVATSLRAFQTLARAQKRKESFWGKT; this comes from the exons GGGCTGAGTGAATACCAGAGAAACTTTCTGTGGAAAAAGTCATATTTAGCAGAGTCTTACAATCCTTCTGTGGGGCGAAGGTACCCATGGGCTGGACTTAGATCAGATCAAATAG GGATCACAAAAGAGCCAAGTTTTATTTCAAAAAGAAGAGTCCCCTACCATGACCCACAGATTTCAAAGTCTCTTGAGTGGAATGGAGCAGTCTCAGAGAACCATGCAGTTGTACCACCAGAACCTGAAGCCCCAGGCGTACCAAATTCACAAGAGGTAGAACAAAAGGAAGTTGTGAACCAGGAAAGAGTTCTCTCATTAGAGGCTTCCAGGGTTCCCAAGAGAACCAGATCGCATTCAGCAGACTCCAGAGCTGGGGGGGCTTCAGATGTGGTAGAAAAGAATGAAGATATAATAACAGACCATATCGCAGTGAATAAAACCGGGGAACTGGACAATTCTACCAAGCTTCCTCcagaaaatgtagaaaatggg GTAGATAGACTTCTACGTAAGAAAGCTGGGTTGACTATTGCTCCTTCTCATAATGCCTTGAGAAATTCTGAGTATCAAAGGCAATTTGTTTGGAAAACCTCTAAAGTGACGACTCCAGTCTTTGCAGCCAATCAG gtttTCTACAATAAAAGCAAATTTGTTCCACAACTCAAAGATAACACAGTTGTCCACGAAACTGaatacaaaagaaatttcaagGGTTTGTCTCCAGTGAAAGaatcaaaattaaatgatttGAAAGAAAACGGAAATCTTGAAACAGAATCCCCTGAAAAGAAG agtAATAAAATGGATGATCCTGTAACGTTAGAATCAGAGATGGCATCAAAAGTCTCCAACAAGCCTGAGAAGACTGTCACTCCCTGGAGGCATCAAAGGCTTGG GAAGGTGAATTCTGAATACAGAGCAAAATTTCTCAGCCCAGCTCAGTATTTATATAAAGCTGGTACTTGGACACGTGTGAAGGAAAACATGCCAAGTCAG GGTTCTCTAAATGCCATGTGGTATGCAGAG GTTAAAGAACTCCGAGAAAAGGCTGAGTTTTATAGGAAACGGGTTCAGGGAACACATTTTTCTCGGGATCATCTGAATCAGATTCTGTCTGATAATAACCGCTGTTGGGATGTCTCCTCAACTACAAGTTCAGAAGGAACTGTTAGTAGCAACATCAGAGCATTAGATCTTGccag AGATCCTACAAGCCATAAGACGttacagaaaaattcagaagaaagaaacagaaaaaaaccagaagaaaaaagagcTATCTTGGAAGAACAGCTCCAGCAAAATGCCACAGAGAAATTGGACTTGTCTAATGCTCCCACCATGCCTGTTGGTGGGCGGCTGGCTTGGAATGCAGAGAGCACCAATGAAGATGGACAGAAACAGCTTAGCAGACAACCAGAGGAGGAGCCGGGAAAGGACAAGCAGATGTGTATGGGAGAGCTAGAGAAGTTGGATGTACCTGAGAAATCTGAGGCCCATAAGATAAAAGAGGG GTCAGATATTTCTTCTGTATCATCATCAGGAAAAGGAGGCAGGCTTCCTACTCCAAAGCTGAGAGAGCTTGGGGGGATCCAGAGGACTCATCATGATCTCACTACTCCAGCTGTTG gCGGGGCTGTTTTAGTGTCTCCTTCTAAAGGGAAACCTCCATTCCCAGAGCAGAGGAAAAGAATGTTCTGTCAAGATGGCTTAGAAACATCAAAAAATGTTTTTACTAAG aAAGGAAGTCATGCTAAATCTCGACTGACTTCTCCCACTGCTGGTATCAAAACAGTTGACCCCCTGCCTTTGCGTGAAGATTTGGAATCCACTAACCCCAAATTTACGGAGGCAACTCTTCCAGTTTCAAACATTCCAGAATATTCAGCAAACACCCCTGGACAGTCACCTTCTCCACCACAGGCTGCATCCTATTGGCATCCTTCTCGTCGCATTCAGGGATCTCTGAGACATCCAGAATTTCAGCATAATG gaAAAGCCGGGGTGAACAATTTCCAGTTACCTCCACATGAAGACTTTCACAATGAAG ATGAAGACAGATTGTCTGAGATTTCTGCTCGCTCTGTGGCTACTAGTCTCCGGGCTTTTCAAACTCTGGCACGAGCACAAAAGCGGAAGGAGAGTTTCTGGGGCAAAACATAA
- the Mdm1 gene encoding nuclear protein MDM1 isoform X3, whose protein sequence is MPVRFKGLSEYQRNFLWKKSYLAESYNPSVGRRYPWAGLRSDQIGITKEPSFISKRRVPYHDPQISKSLEWNGAVSENHAVVPPEPEAPGVPNSQEVEQKEVVNQERVLSLEASRVPKRTRSHSADSRAGGASDVVEKNEDIITDHIAVNKTGELDNSTKLPPENVENGVDRLLRKKAGLTIAPSHNALRNSEYQRQFVWKTSKVTTPVFAANQVFYNKSKFVPQLKDNTVVHETEYKRNFKGLSPVKESKLNDLKENGNLETESPEKKSNKMDDPVTLESEMASKVSNKPEKTVTPWRHQRLGKVNSEYRAKFLSPAQYLYKAGTWTRVKENMPSQVKELREKAEFYRKRVQGTHFSRDHLNQILSDNNRCWDVSSTTSSEGTVSSNIRALDLARDPTSHKTLQKNSEERNRKKPEEKRAILEEQLQQNATEKLDLSNAPTMPVGGRLAWNAESTNEDGQKQLSRQPEEEPGKDKQMCMGELEKLDVPEKSEAHKIKEGSDISSVSSSGKGGRLPTPKLRELGGIQRTHHDLTTPAVGGAVLVSPSKGKPPFPEQRKRMFCQDGLETSKNVFTKKGSHAKSRLTSPTAGIKTVDPLPLREDLESTNPKFTEATLPVSNIPEYSANTPGQSPSPPQAASYWHPSRRIQGSLRHPEFQHNVGKAGVNNFQLPPHEDFHNEDEDRLSEISARSVATSLRAFQTLARAQKRKESFWGKT, encoded by the exons GGGCTGAGTGAATACCAGAGAAACTTTCTGTGGAAAAAGTCATATTTAGCAGAGTCTTACAATCCTTCTGTGGGGCGAAGGTACCCATGGGCTGGACTTAGATCAGATCAAATAG GGATCACAAAAGAGCCAAGTTTTATTTCAAAAAGAAGAGTCCCCTACCATGACCCACAGATTTCAAAGTCTCTTGAGTGGAATGGAGCAGTCTCAGAGAACCATGCAGTTGTACCACCAGAACCTGAAGCCCCAGGCGTACCAAATTCACAAGAGGTAGAACAAAAGGAAGTTGTGAACCAGGAAAGAGTTCTCTCATTAGAGGCTTCCAGGGTTCCCAAGAGAACCAGATCGCATTCAGCAGACTCCAGAGCTGGGGGGGCTTCAGATGTGGTAGAAAAGAATGAAGATATAATAACAGACCATATCGCAGTGAATAAAACCGGGGAACTGGACAATTCTACCAAGCTTCCTCcagaaaatgtagaaaatggg GTAGATAGACTTCTACGTAAGAAAGCTGGGTTGACTATTGCTCCTTCTCATAATGCCTTGAGAAATTCTGAGTATCAAAGGCAATTTGTTTGGAAAACCTCTAAAGTGACGACTCCAGTCTTTGCAGCCAATCAG gtttTCTACAATAAAAGCAAATTTGTTCCACAACTCAAAGATAACACAGTTGTCCACGAAACTGaatacaaaagaaatttcaagGGTTTGTCTCCAGTGAAAGaatcaaaattaaatgatttGAAAGAAAACGGAAATCTTGAAACAGAATCCCCTGAAAAGAAG agtAATAAAATGGATGATCCTGTAACGTTAGAATCAGAGATGGCATCAAAAGTCTCCAACAAGCCTGAGAAGACTGTCACTCCCTGGAGGCATCAAAGGCTTGG GAAGGTGAATTCTGAATACAGAGCAAAATTTCTCAGCCCAGCTCAGTATTTATATAAAGCTGGTACTTGGACACGTGTGAAGGAAAACATGCCAAGTCAG GTTAAAGAACTCCGAGAAAAGGCTGAGTTTTATAGGAAACGGGTTCAGGGAACACATTTTTCTCGGGATCATCTGAATCAGATTCTGTCTGATAATAACCGCTGTTGGGATGTCTCCTCAACTACAAGTTCAGAAGGAACTGTTAGTAGCAACATCAGAGCATTAGATCTTGccag AGATCCTACAAGCCATAAGACGttacagaaaaattcagaagaaagaaacagaaaaaaaccagaagaaaaaagagcTATCTTGGAAGAACAGCTCCAGCAAAATGCCACAGAGAAATTGGACTTGTCTAATGCTCCCACCATGCCTGTTGGTGGGCGGCTGGCTTGGAATGCAGAGAGCACCAATGAAGATGGACAGAAACAGCTTAGCAGACAACCAGAGGAGGAGCCGGGAAAGGACAAGCAGATGTGTATGGGAGAGCTAGAGAAGTTGGATGTACCTGAGAAATCTGAGGCCCATAAGATAAAAGAGGG GTCAGATATTTCTTCTGTATCATCATCAGGAAAAGGAGGCAGGCTTCCTACTCCAAAGCTGAGAGAGCTTGGGGGGATCCAGAGGACTCATCATGATCTCACTACTCCAGCTGTTG gCGGGGCTGTTTTAGTGTCTCCTTCTAAAGGGAAACCTCCATTCCCAGAGCAGAGGAAAAGAATGTTCTGTCAAGATGGCTTAGAAACATCAAAAAATGTTTTTACTAAG aAAGGAAGTCATGCTAAATCTCGACTGACTTCTCCCACTGCTGGTATCAAAACAGTTGACCCCCTGCCTTTGCGTGAAGATTTGGAATCCACTAACCCCAAATTTACGGAGGCAACTCTTCCAGTTTCAAACATTCCAGAATATTCAGCAAACACCCCTGGACAGTCACCTTCTCCACCACAGGCTGCATCCTATTGGCATCCTTCTCGTCGCATTCAGGGATCTCTGAGACATCCAGAATTTCAGCATAATG taggaAAAGCCGGGGTGAACAATTTCCAGTTACCTCCACATGAAGACTTTCACAATGAAG ATGAAGACAGATTGTCTGAGATTTCTGCTCGCTCTGTGGCTACTAGTCTCCGGGCTTTTCAAACTCTGGCACGAGCACAAAAGCGGAAGGAGAGTTTCTGGGGCAAAACATAA
- the Mdm1 gene encoding nuclear protein MDM1 isoform X4 translates to MPVRFKGLSEYQRNFLWKKSYLAESYNPSVGRRYPWAGLRSDQIGITKEPSFISKRRVPYHDPQISKSLEWNGAVSENHAVVPPEPEAPGVPNSQEVEQKEVVNQERVLSLEASRVPKRTRSHSADSRAGGASDVVEKNEDIITDHIAVNKTGELDNSTKLPPENVENGVDRLLRKKAGLTIAPSHNALRNSEYQRQFVWKTSKVTTPVFAANQVFYNKSKFVPQLKDNTVVHETEYKRNFKGLSPVKESKLNDLKENGNLETESPEKKSNKMDDPVTLESEMASKVSNKPEKTVTPWRHQRLGKVNSEYRAKFLSPAQYLYKAGTWTRVKENMPSQGSLNAMWYAEVKELREKAEFYRKRVQGTHFSRDHLNQILSDNNRCWDVSSTTSSEGTVSSNIRALDLARDPTSHKTLQKNSEERNRKKPEEKRAILEEQLQQNATEKLDLSNAPTMPVGGRLAWNAESTNEDGQKQLSRQPEEEPGKDKQMCMGELEKLDVPEKSEAHKIKEGSDISSVSSSGKGGRLPTPKLRELGGIQRTHHDLTTPAVGGAVLVSPSKGKPPFPEQRKRMFCQDGLETSKNVFTKKGSHAKSRLTSPTAGIKTVDPLPLREDLESTNPKFTEATLPVSNIPEYSANTPGQSPSPPQAASYWHPSRRIQGSLRHPEFQHNDEDRLSEISARSVATSLRAFQTLARAQKRKESFWGKT, encoded by the exons GGGCTGAGTGAATACCAGAGAAACTTTCTGTGGAAAAAGTCATATTTAGCAGAGTCTTACAATCCTTCTGTGGGGCGAAGGTACCCATGGGCTGGACTTAGATCAGATCAAATAG GGATCACAAAAGAGCCAAGTTTTATTTCAAAAAGAAGAGTCCCCTACCATGACCCACAGATTTCAAAGTCTCTTGAGTGGAATGGAGCAGTCTCAGAGAACCATGCAGTTGTACCACCAGAACCTGAAGCCCCAGGCGTACCAAATTCACAAGAGGTAGAACAAAAGGAAGTTGTGAACCAGGAAAGAGTTCTCTCATTAGAGGCTTCCAGGGTTCCCAAGAGAACCAGATCGCATTCAGCAGACTCCAGAGCTGGGGGGGCTTCAGATGTGGTAGAAAAGAATGAAGATATAATAACAGACCATATCGCAGTGAATAAAACCGGGGAACTGGACAATTCTACCAAGCTTCCTCcagaaaatgtagaaaatggg GTAGATAGACTTCTACGTAAGAAAGCTGGGTTGACTATTGCTCCTTCTCATAATGCCTTGAGAAATTCTGAGTATCAAAGGCAATTTGTTTGGAAAACCTCTAAAGTGACGACTCCAGTCTTTGCAGCCAATCAG gtttTCTACAATAAAAGCAAATTTGTTCCACAACTCAAAGATAACACAGTTGTCCACGAAACTGaatacaaaagaaatttcaagGGTTTGTCTCCAGTGAAAGaatcaaaattaaatgatttGAAAGAAAACGGAAATCTTGAAACAGAATCCCCTGAAAAGAAG agtAATAAAATGGATGATCCTGTAACGTTAGAATCAGAGATGGCATCAAAAGTCTCCAACAAGCCTGAGAAGACTGTCACTCCCTGGAGGCATCAAAGGCTTGG GAAGGTGAATTCTGAATACAGAGCAAAATTTCTCAGCCCAGCTCAGTATTTATATAAAGCTGGTACTTGGACACGTGTGAAGGAAAACATGCCAAGTCAG GGTTCTCTAAATGCCATGTGGTATGCAGAG GTTAAAGAACTCCGAGAAAAGGCTGAGTTTTATAGGAAACGGGTTCAGGGAACACATTTTTCTCGGGATCATCTGAATCAGATTCTGTCTGATAATAACCGCTGTTGGGATGTCTCCTCAACTACAAGTTCAGAAGGAACTGTTAGTAGCAACATCAGAGCATTAGATCTTGccag AGATCCTACAAGCCATAAGACGttacagaaaaattcagaagaaagaaacagaaaaaaaccagaagaaaaaagagcTATCTTGGAAGAACAGCTCCAGCAAAATGCCACAGAGAAATTGGACTTGTCTAATGCTCCCACCATGCCTGTTGGTGGGCGGCTGGCTTGGAATGCAGAGAGCACCAATGAAGATGGACAGAAACAGCTTAGCAGACAACCAGAGGAGGAGCCGGGAAAGGACAAGCAGATGTGTATGGGAGAGCTAGAGAAGTTGGATGTACCTGAGAAATCTGAGGCCCATAAGATAAAAGAGGG GTCAGATATTTCTTCTGTATCATCATCAGGAAAAGGAGGCAGGCTTCCTACTCCAAAGCTGAGAGAGCTTGGGGGGATCCAGAGGACTCATCATGATCTCACTACTCCAGCTGTTG gCGGGGCTGTTTTAGTGTCTCCTTCTAAAGGGAAACCTCCATTCCCAGAGCAGAGGAAAAGAATGTTCTGTCAAGATGGCTTAGAAACATCAAAAAATGTTTTTACTAAG aAAGGAAGTCATGCTAAATCTCGACTGACTTCTCCCACTGCTGGTATCAAAACAGTTGACCCCCTGCCTTTGCGTGAAGATTTGGAATCCACTAACCCCAAATTTACGGAGGCAACTCTTCCAGTTTCAAACATTCCAGAATATTCAGCAAACACCCCTGGACAGTCACCTTCTCCACCACAGGCTGCATCCTATTGGCATCCTTCTCGTCGCATTCAGGGATCTCTGAGACATCCAGAATTTCAGCATAATG ATGAAGACAGATTGTCTGAGATTTCTGCTCGCTCTGTGGCTACTAGTCTCCGGGCTTTTCAAACTCTGGCACGAGCACAAAAGCGGAAGGAGAGTTTCTGGGGCAAAACATAA
- the Mdm1 gene encoding nuclear protein MDM1 isoform X5, translating to MPVRFKGLSEYQRNFLWKKSYLAESYNPSVGRRYPWAGLRSDQIGITKEPSFISKRRVPYHDPQISKSLEWNGAVSENHAVVPPEPEAPGVPNSQEVEQKEVVNQERVLSLEASRVPKRTRSHSADSRAGGASDVVEKNEDIITDHIAVNKTGELDNSTKLPPENVENGVDRLLRKKAGLTIAPSHNALRNSEYQRQFVWKTSKVTTPVFAANQVFYNKSKFVPQLKDNTVVHETEYKRNFKGLSPVKESKLNDLKENGNLETESPEKKSNKMDDPVTLESEMASKVSNKPEKTVTPWRHQRLGKVNSEYRAKFLSPAQYLYKAGTWTRVKENMPSQVKELREKAEFYRKRVQGTHFSRDHLNQILSDNNRCWDVSSTTSSEGTVSSNIRALDLARDPTSHKTLQKNSEERNRKKPEEKRAILEEQLQQNATEKLDLSNAPTMPVGGRLAWNAESTNEDGQKQLSRQPEEEPGKDKQMCMGELEKLDVPEKSEAHKIKEGSDISSVSSSGKGGRLPTPKLRELGGIQRTHHDLTTPAVGGAVLVSPSKGKPPFPEQRKRMFCQDGLETSKNVFTKKGSHAKSRLTSPTAGIKTVDPLPLREDLESTNPKFTEATLPVSNIPEYSANTPGQSPSPPQAASYWHPSRRIQGSLRHPEFQHNDEDRLSEISARSVATSLRAFQTLARAQKRKESFWGKT from the exons GGGCTGAGTGAATACCAGAGAAACTTTCTGTGGAAAAAGTCATATTTAGCAGAGTCTTACAATCCTTCTGTGGGGCGAAGGTACCCATGGGCTGGACTTAGATCAGATCAAATAG GGATCACAAAAGAGCCAAGTTTTATTTCAAAAAGAAGAGTCCCCTACCATGACCCACAGATTTCAAAGTCTCTTGAGTGGAATGGAGCAGTCTCAGAGAACCATGCAGTTGTACCACCAGAACCTGAAGCCCCAGGCGTACCAAATTCACAAGAGGTAGAACAAAAGGAAGTTGTGAACCAGGAAAGAGTTCTCTCATTAGAGGCTTCCAGGGTTCCCAAGAGAACCAGATCGCATTCAGCAGACTCCAGAGCTGGGGGGGCTTCAGATGTGGTAGAAAAGAATGAAGATATAATAACAGACCATATCGCAGTGAATAAAACCGGGGAACTGGACAATTCTACCAAGCTTCCTCcagaaaatgtagaaaatggg GTAGATAGACTTCTACGTAAGAAAGCTGGGTTGACTATTGCTCCTTCTCATAATGCCTTGAGAAATTCTGAGTATCAAAGGCAATTTGTTTGGAAAACCTCTAAAGTGACGACTCCAGTCTTTGCAGCCAATCAG gtttTCTACAATAAAAGCAAATTTGTTCCACAACTCAAAGATAACACAGTTGTCCACGAAACTGaatacaaaagaaatttcaagGGTTTGTCTCCAGTGAAAGaatcaaaattaaatgatttGAAAGAAAACGGAAATCTTGAAACAGAATCCCCTGAAAAGAAG agtAATAAAATGGATGATCCTGTAACGTTAGAATCAGAGATGGCATCAAAAGTCTCCAACAAGCCTGAGAAGACTGTCACTCCCTGGAGGCATCAAAGGCTTGG GAAGGTGAATTCTGAATACAGAGCAAAATTTCTCAGCCCAGCTCAGTATTTATATAAAGCTGGTACTTGGACACGTGTGAAGGAAAACATGCCAAGTCAG GTTAAAGAACTCCGAGAAAAGGCTGAGTTTTATAGGAAACGGGTTCAGGGAACACATTTTTCTCGGGATCATCTGAATCAGATTCTGTCTGATAATAACCGCTGTTGGGATGTCTCCTCAACTACAAGTTCAGAAGGAACTGTTAGTAGCAACATCAGAGCATTAGATCTTGccag AGATCCTACAAGCCATAAGACGttacagaaaaattcagaagaaagaaacagaaaaaaaccagaagaaaaaagagcTATCTTGGAAGAACAGCTCCAGCAAAATGCCACAGAGAAATTGGACTTGTCTAATGCTCCCACCATGCCTGTTGGTGGGCGGCTGGCTTGGAATGCAGAGAGCACCAATGAAGATGGACAGAAACAGCTTAGCAGACAACCAGAGGAGGAGCCGGGAAAGGACAAGCAGATGTGTATGGGAGAGCTAGAGAAGTTGGATGTACCTGAGAAATCTGAGGCCCATAAGATAAAAGAGGG GTCAGATATTTCTTCTGTATCATCATCAGGAAAAGGAGGCAGGCTTCCTACTCCAAAGCTGAGAGAGCTTGGGGGGATCCAGAGGACTCATCATGATCTCACTACTCCAGCTGTTG gCGGGGCTGTTTTAGTGTCTCCTTCTAAAGGGAAACCTCCATTCCCAGAGCAGAGGAAAAGAATGTTCTGTCAAGATGGCTTAGAAACATCAAAAAATGTTTTTACTAAG aAAGGAAGTCATGCTAAATCTCGACTGACTTCTCCCACTGCTGGTATCAAAACAGTTGACCCCCTGCCTTTGCGTGAAGATTTGGAATCCACTAACCCCAAATTTACGGAGGCAACTCTTCCAGTTTCAAACATTCCAGAATATTCAGCAAACACCCCTGGACAGTCACCTTCTCCACCACAGGCTGCATCCTATTGGCATCCTTCTCGTCGCATTCAGGGATCTCTGAGACATCCAGAATTTCAGCATAATG ATGAAGACAGATTGTCTGAGATTTCTGCTCGCTCTGTGGCTACTAGTCTCCGGGCTTTTCAAACTCTGGCACGAGCACAAAAGCGGAAGGAGAGTTTCTGGGGCAAAACATAA